In a single window of the Arachis hypogaea cultivar Tifrunner chromosome 6, arahy.Tifrunner.gnm2.J5K5, whole genome shotgun sequence genome:
- the LOC112695322 gene encoding uncharacterized protein, with protein sequence MAKKRDQRSGTSSGRRENRIHSSSRQLERANSAPDGSKLVILFFFFFFVSSVIAVVVYRLRESSSSSSSSSSSSHKGSYVYSRGLVTADVNYRNVLSENSKASQNISQRHYTYPVLAYITPWNSHGYEMAKRFNSKFTHLSPVWYELKSEQTNLVLEGRHNVDRGWISDLKKAGEALILPRVVLEASPAELLKKKQRNKAINIIVTECKEMGYDGIVLESWSRWAAYGILHDPSIRNLALQFVKQLGETLHSTSSRRNNEQRLQLIYVIGPPSSERLQEHDFGPKDLETLSEAVDGFSLMTYDFSNPHNPGPNAPLKWIQFVLRLLLGNSGSRSKSLASKILLGINFYGNDFSLSRDSGGGGRAIIGRDYLALLEKHRPDLQWDKNSGEHFFFYADDRDIRHAVFYPSLKSISLRLEEARSWGCGISIWEIGQGLDYFFDLL encoded by the exons ATGGCGAAGAAGCGAGATCAGCGATCCGGCACGAGTTCGGGTCGCCGTGAAAACCGAATCCACTCATCTTCCAGGCAACTCGAGCGAGCTAACTCAGCTCCTGATGGCAGCAAACTAGtaatcttgttcttcttcttcttcttcgtgtccTCCGTCATTGCCGTGGTCGTTTACCGCTTGAgagaatcttcttcttcttcttcttcttcttcttcttcttcgcataAGGGATCATATGTTTATTCACGAGGCCTCGTCACAGCGGATGTCAACTACCGCAATGTTCTCTCC GAGAACTCCAAAGCGTCGCAAAATATTTCTCAGCGCCATTATACTTATCCCGTGCTTGCTTACATTACTCCCTG GAATTCTCATGGTTATGAAATGGCCAAAAGGTTCAACTCTAAGTTTACGCATTTATCGCCTGTCTGGTATGAATTAAAGAG CGAACAGACTAATTTGGTTCTGGAGGGGAGACATAATGTTGACAGAGGATGGATCTCAGATCTTAAAAAGGCGGGAGAAGCTTTG ATCTTGCCAAGAGTTGTTCTGGAAGCATCTCCAGCAGAATTGCTGAAAAAGAAACAAAGGAACAAAGCTATTAATATCATAGTAACAGAGTGCAA AGAAATGGGATATGATGGTATTGTCTTGGAATCATGGTCAAGGTGGGCAGCCTATGGTATCTTGCATGATCCAAGCATACGGAATTTG GCACTGCAGTTTGTAAAACAGCTTGGAGAGACACTGCATTCTACAAGCTCGCGCAGAAATAATGAGCAGCGGCTGCAGTTGATATATGTTATAGGTCCACCATCTTCTGAGAGGCTGCAAGAGCATGACTTTGGTCCAAAAGATCTTGAGACTTTAAGTGAAGCTGTAGATGGATTCTCGTTAATGACATATGACTTCTCGAATCCTCATAACCCAGGACCTAATGCACCATTGAAGTGGATTCAATTTGTTCTACGGCTGCTGCTTGGCAACTCCGGCAGTAGATCAAAAAGCCTTGCCTCCAAGATACTTCTAGGCATCAACTTCTATGGAAATGATTTCTCCCTTTCAAGGG ATTCGGGTGGGGGTGGCAGAGCAATTATTGGAAGGGATTACCTCGCGCTGTTGGAAAAGCACAGACCTGATTTACAGTGGGATAAGAACAGTGGGGAGCATTTTTTCTTTTACGCTGATGACAGAGATATCAGGCATGCCGTATTTTACCCATCTTTGAAGTCAATTTCTTTGCGGTTAGAGGAAGCACGTTCATGGGGTTGTGGTATCTCCATCTGGGAAATCGGTCAAGGTTTGGATTATTTTTTTGACCTTCTGTAA
- the LOC112695320 gene encoding protein WHAT'S THIS FACTOR 1 homolog, chloroplastic, which translates to MVMDPKFLLPLSKFSSSHASLPLFISNQLPFRQNSNLSAKPCCSLQKSQFWGRDLNSVVLPANVNSIRKVHAPLPFGPIRAAVKRRKELPFDNVIQRDKKLKFVLKIRKILVSQPNRIMSLKQLGKFRRDLGLDKRRRLIALLKKFPAVFEIMEEGVYSLKFKMTPEAERLYFEELKVRNEMEDLVVTKLRKLLMMSLERRILLEKIAHLRNDLGLPQEFRDTVCHRYPQYFKVVATERGPALELTHWDPELAVSAAELSAEENRIRELEEQNLIIDRPLKFNRVKLPKGLNLSKGEMRKIMRFRDIPYISPYSDFSEIKPGTPEKEKHACGVVHEILSLTLEKRTLIDHLTHFREEFRFSQQLRGMLIRHPDMFYVSLKGDRDSVFLREGYRDSQLVDKDRLLLIKEKLRSLVNVPRFPKRGASRRVGDGMEDTAGTTREDESGEEEEHWSDLDSFMSDDGFEEDNDGQDDDWSNDDDDDDDDTPPDFDEDDGILEISQGKTIKQAEDLTANDKKVLAPVFPDGRPRERW; encoded by the coding sequence ATGGTGATGGACCCTAAATTCTTGCTCCCGTTATCCAAATTCTCTTCATCACATGCTTCTTTACCCTTGTTTATTTCAAATCAACTTCCTTTCCGGCAAAACTCAAACCTTTCCGCCAAACCGTGTTGTTCCCTCCAAAAGTCTCAATTTTGGGGTAGGGATTTGAATTCGGTTGTGTTACCGGCAAATGTTAATAGCATTAGAAAGGTGCATGCCCCCTTGCCGTTTGGGCCAATAAGGGCAGCTGTGAAGAGAAGGAAAGAGCTTCCCTTTGATAATGTGATTCAGAGGGACAAGAAGCTCAAGTTTGTTCTCAAGATAAGGAAGATTTTGGTGAGTCAACCCAACCGCATCATGTCGCTTAAGCAGCTTGGTAAGTTCCGAAGGGATTTGGGTCTGGATAAGAGGAGGCGGCTTATTGCTTTGTTGAAGAAATTTCCTGCGGTGTTTGAGATTATGGAAGAAGGGGTTTACTCTCTCAAGTTCAAGATGACACCAGAGGCTGAAAGGCTTTATTTTGAAGAGTTGAAGGTTAGGAATGAGATGGAGGATTTGGTTGTTACAAAGCTGAGGAAACTGTTGATGATGTCGCTCGAAAGGCGGATATTGTTGGAGAAGATAGCTCATCTCAGGAATGATTTGGGTCTCCCACAAGAATTCCGCGACACCGTTTGTCACAGGTACCCGCAGTACTTCAAAGTTGTTGCAACCGAGAGAGGCCCTGCTCTGGAGTTGACACATTGGGATCCTGAGCTTGCAGTTTCTGCAGCTGAGCTATCTGCAGAGGAAAATCGGATTCGGGAATTGGAAGAGCAGAATTTGATCATAGATAGACCTCTCAAGTTCAACAGGGTCAAGCTTCCTAAAGGTCTTAATCTTTCTAAGGGTGAGATGAGGAAGATCATGCGTTTCAGAGATATACCTTATATATCGCCATACTCGGATTTCTCAGAGATTAAACCAGGAACACCAGAGAAAGAGAAGCATGCTTGTGGTGTTGTACATGAGATATTGAGCCTCACTCTTGAGAAGCGAACCCTCATTGATCACCTTACTCATTTTCGAGAGGAGTTCAGATTCTCTCAGCAACTGAGGGGGATGTTGATAAGGCATCCTGATATGTTTTATGTCTCCTTGAAAGGAGACAGGGATTCTGTGTTTCTGAGGGAAGGTTATCGTGATTCGCAGTTGGTAGACAAGGATCGTCTGTTGCTAATAAAGGAAAAGCTTCGCTCTCTGGTTAATGTTCCACGATTTCCCAAGCGAGGTGCTTCCAGAAGGGTTGGAGATGGTATGGAAGACACAGCTGGCACTACCAGAGAAGATGAAAGTGGTGAAGAGGAAGAACACTGGTCAGATCTTGATAGTTTTATGAGTGATGATGGATTTGAAGAAGACAATGATGGCCAAGACGATGACTGGAGCAATGATGACGATGACGACGACGATGATACACCACCTGATTTTGATGAGGATGATGGAATATTGGAGATTTCACAAGGAAAGACGATTAAACAAGCTGAAGATTTAACGGCAAATGACAAAAAAGTCCTTGCTCCTGTGTTCCCTGATGGTCGTCCCAGAGAACGGTGGTAG
- the LOC112695323 gene encoding abscisic acid receptor PYL9: MESEYIRMHHNRHQPLPQQCSSALVKHIKAPAPLVWSLVRRFDQPQKYKPFVSRCTVHPQGQGDLAVGSLRQVNVKSGLPATTSTERLEQLDDHQRILGVTIVGGDHRLNNYSSLITVHPEVIEGRPGTMVIESFVVDVPDGNTVDETCYFVEALIRCNLSSLATVSERMAMQDYDHLINQ; this comes from the exons ATGGAGAGTGAATATATTAGGATGCATCATAATAGGCATCAGCCTCTGCCTCAGCAGTGCAGTTCTGCTCTGGTCAAGCACATCAAGGCCCCTGCTCCTCTGGTGTGGTCTCTTGTTCGAAGATTCGACCAGCCGCAGAAGTATAAACCTTTTGTTAGCAGGTGTACCGTACACCCTCAAGGTCAAGGCGACCTTGCTGTTGGTTCCCTCAGACAAGTCAACGTTAAATCCGGCCTCCCTGCCACCACCAGCACCGAGCGCTTGGAACAACTCGACGATCACCAACGTATTCTTGGTGTCACCATCGTTGGTGGTGACCATAGACTCAAC AACTACTCCTCCCTGATTACTGTCCATCCGGAGGTCATCGAGGGAAGACCGGGAACGATGGTGATAGAATCCTTCGTCGTCGATGTGCCGGATGGGAACACCGTTGATGAGACTTGTTACTTTGTGGAGGCTCTCATCAGGTGCAACCTAAGCTCCTTAGCTACGGTTTCTGAGAGGATGGCTATGCAAGATTACGATCATCTCATCAACCAATAA
- the LOC140173549 gene encoding rhodanese-like domain-containing protein 4, chloroplastic: MAIWQRLLDYRLGVLAFTEIETFLQLLGSAAIIQFASRELLYAEERKRTLQQINEFLNTKISPEELGHEIKQIEKAFLPTCTNNKVLPAPSEQAPEPTMADMTVQKAEATPDTISESKVDTVAPLLQK, encoded by the exons ATGGCAATTTGGCAGAGGCTATTGGA CTACCGACTCGGTGTATTAGCTTTTACTGAG ATAGAAACATTTCTCCAACTTTTAGGATCAGCTGCAATTATTCAGTTTGCTAGCAGGGAGCTTCTATATGCTGAG GAACGAAAGCGAACACTACAACAGATCAATGAATTCTTGAACACCAAGATTTCCCCTGAGGAGCTTGGTCATGAAATAAAG CAAATTGAAAAGGCTTTTCTACCTACTTGCACCAACAATAAGGTTCTCCCTGCACCATCGGAACAAGCCCCAGAGCCTACTATGGCAGATATGACTGTACAGAAAGCAGAAGCTACTCCTGACACTATATCTGAGTCCAAAGTAGACACAGTAGCACCCCTGCTCCAGAAATAA